In Musa acuminata AAA Group cultivar baxijiao chromosome BXJ2-10, Cavendish_Baxijiao_AAA, whole genome shotgun sequence, a genomic segment contains:
- the LOC135626037 gene encoding PHD finger protein ALFIN-LIKE 4-like — protein MDEEKIDYYLWTVDQIFRDFLGRRAGLIKALTTDFNKFYTKCDPEKPKMCLYGRPNETWKVKERPLLFSELPEPHSGINCIRDGMLEKDWLAHVAIHSDAWIISLAFYIAARAGCDHDARQQLFSMINSNPTLYEIVSGTVKMPAKEETSNASRKDKSRSKKRSRVRVLGWPLPSIEEEADVKDEAEQMAAAANHSSITCGACGRWFSDDTEYWILCDVCGIWYHGNCVRVTPERYKQLKRYRCPGCYRHKRERT, from the exons ATGGATGAGGAAAAGATAGATTACTATCTTTGGACAGTCGATCAAATCTTCCGAGACTTCCTTGGCAGAAGAGCCGGCTTGATCAAGGCTCTCACCACTG ATTTTAACAAGTTCTACACGAAGTGCGATCCGG AAAAACCCAAGATGTGTCTTTACGGGCGTCCTAATGAGACTTGGAAAGTAAAGGAACGTCCTCTTCTTTTCAGCGAACTTCCCGAACCACACTCGGGAATTAACTGCATTAGAGATGGGATGCTAGAAAAGGACTGGCTTGCCCATGTTGCAATCCACAGTGATGCATGGATAATTTCTCTTGCCTTCTATATTGCTGCTCGTGCTGGGTGTGATCATGACGCCAG GCAGCAGCTTTTCAGTATGATAAATAGTAATCCTACTTTATATGAGATTGTATCTGGAACTGTGAAAATGCCGGCGAAGGAAGAGACCTCCAATGCGAGCAGGAAGGATAAATCGAGGTCTAAAAAG CGTTCGAGAGTACGAGTTTTGGGGTGGCCTCTGCCTTCAATAGAAGAGGAAGCGGACGTCAAGGACGAAGCTGAACAGATGGCCGCGGCAGCTAACCATAGTAGCATCACATGTGGCGCATGTGGAAGATGGTTTTCCGATGATACCGAGTACTGGATATTATGCGACGTGTGTGGGATATGGTATCATGGAAACTGTGTCAGAGTGACACCTGAGCGTTATAAACAACTCAAGCGCTACAGGTGCCCAGGATGCTATCGTCACAAGAGAGAGAGGACCTGA